A window of Terriglobia bacterium genomic DNA:
CTCCGAGGACGATGAGAAAAAAACCCTCGACGAGATCCAAAAGGTGACGAACCAGTTCATCGAAAAACTGGAGGGGTTCGGGAAGGGTAAAGAAAAAGAAATCATGGAAGTCTGAGTTCGTGCCCGCCCGAAACCGGAGGGAAGAAACCGGGGTGTCCATGCTTCACCCACCCTCCAAGGAATGCGGCGGGTTTCAGCACAGGGGCCCTGCGATCGGCGAAGGGGGGCATCAGAAAGATTCTTAAGCGCCCCACGCATTTTTTTTTGATGGAGAGGGTTGACAATTTGCGAGTCTGTCGATAGACTCGTAAGGTTTGTCAGGTGGTGGGTAACGCGCTAGTGCGTAGCGTGGTATATAACTTTCGGAACAGAATTGTTCGAGGGATTCTTTGCCAACTTTTAGTCAACTCGTGAGGATGGGGCGCAGGCGACCCCGGTACAAGACCAGTAGTCCTGCGTTGCAAGGCTGTCCGCAGAAACGTGGAGTGTGCGTGCGAGTATACACGACCACGCCTAAGAAGCCCAATTCCGCTCTGAGGAAAGTCGCCCGGGTGCGACTGACCAACGGCATTGAAGTAACCACTTACATTCCGGGCATTGGGCACAATCTTCAAGAGCATTCGATTGTCCTCATTCGCGGGGGACGCGTCAAAGATCTGCCCGGTGTTCGATACCACGTCGTTCGTGGCACGCTCGATTCGGTGGGAGTGGCCGAGCGTCGTCAGAGCCGTTCCAAATACGGCGCGAAAAGACCGAAAGCCTAAAGTCCAGACCACCCTTTGATCACAACTTGATCAGGTCGCGACGAAAGCAGTTGCGGCGGGTTTGCCGAAGGCGGTTGCCTCGACCCCGCAAAACCTTTCGGAACGAAATCGTCCTGAGAACGAAATAAGCGCGAGGATAAGTCTATGCCGAGAAGGAGAGTTGTCGCCCGCCGGGAGGTCGATCCCGATGCCATTTTCAACAGCACCCTGGTAGCGAAATTTGTCAATTCCCTGATGAGTCAGGGCAAGAAGACAGTGGCCGAGGGGATTTTTTACGCGGCGATGGATCTCATCAAGAAGAAGGCGAACGACGACCCGCTGAAGGTTTTTAAAAAAGCGGTGGAGAACGTCAAGCCCGTTTTGGAAGTCAAGACGCGCCGCGTCGGGGGTGCGAACTACCAGGTGCCGGTCGAGGTCAACCGGAGCCGGCAGCAATCGCTTTCCATCCGCTGGCTGATCAATTATGCGCGCGACCGCAATGAAAAATCGATGCGGGAGCGCCTGGCGAATGAATTGCTGGACGCCTCGAATAACCGAGGCGGAGCCATTAAAAAGAAAGACGATACCCACCGGATGGCAGAAGCCAATAAGGCTTTTGCCCATTACCGCTGGTAAAGAGTAAGGTTTCAAGGATACGAAATGGATCGGACCACACCCTTAGAGCGAACCCGGAACATCGGCATCATGGCACACATTGATGCGGGGAAGACGACGTGTACCGAGCGGATTCTCTATTACACGGGCGTCAATTACAAGATCGGTGAGGTCCATGAAGGCACCGCGACGAT
This region includes:
- the rpsL gene encoding 30S ribosomal protein S12; the encoded protein is MPTFSQLVRMGRRRPRYKTSSPALQGCPQKRGVCVRVYTTTPKKPNSALRKVARVRLTNGIEVTTYIPGIGHNLQEHSIVLIRGGRVKDLPGVRYHVVRGTLDSVGVAERRQSRSKYGAKRPKA
- the rpsG gene encoding 30S ribosomal protein S7, giving the protein MPRRRVVARREVDPDAIFNSTLVAKFVNSLMSQGKKTVAEGIFYAAMDLIKKKANDDPLKVFKKAVENVKPVLEVKTRRVGGANYQVPVEVNRSRQQSLSIRWLINYARDRNEKSMRERLANELLDASNNRGGAIKKKDDTHRMAEANKAFAHYRW